In Mytilus edulis chromosome 13, xbMytEdul2.2, whole genome shotgun sequence, a single window of DNA contains:
- the LOC139500348 gene encoding uncharacterized protein: MSSNDTLSTDCPDDDDDDDGTLSPVSHSASAGSLFMRRTVEIKVIKSFNTKLPAINCIEIVNEEEAIIFHYEGDIFKIRLIPTLITNRLRHIDEIRGLTPADIAVNSVGDIYFICKTDNCIKLVKKNNHNKIQVSSLPKPFTLEPLCIHCETDHDSIIWIGLAEFGANYKHTCNSSRQIVSLLSNGNLCNIFEYSDENQPLFTLPWRITSNEGRIYVIDRKNESTGTVVALNKYGNMKWRYSDLHPSLSQRPFLPTDVVVTKSTNIIVLDSANNALHILSYDGNLILQQSLESFEIEYPISMKFDASNCLWIGSGFNGIADSKAKLYKFQITGI, translated from the coding sequence ATGTCTTCCAATGATACGCTCTCAACGGATTGtcctgatgatgatgatgacgatgatggtACCCTGTCTCCAGTTTCGCATTCGGCCTCCGCTGGCTCTTTATTCATGAGGAGAACAGTGGAAATAAAGGTCATTAAGTCATTCAACACAAAATTACCTGCAATAAACTGTATAGAAATAGTGAACGAGGAAGAAGCAATTATATTTCATTATGAAggagatatttttaaaattagacTAATACCAACATTAATAACCAACAGACTGCGGCATATCGATGAAATAAGGGGATTAACACCAGCTGACATAGCGGTTAATTCAGTCGgggatatttattttatatgcaaAACTGACAATTGCATTAAACTAGTCAAGAAAAACAATCACAATAAAATTCAGGTTTCATCACTACCGAAACCTTTTACCTTGGAACCTCTGTGTATTCATTGTGAGACAGACCATGATTCAATCATATGGATAGGGCTCGCAGAATTTGGAGCAAATTATAAACATACATGCAATAGTTCCCGCCAAATAGTTTCCTTGTTATCCAATGGAAATCTATGTAATATTTTCGAATATAGCGATGAAAATCAACCGCTGTTTACCCTTCCGTGGCGAATAACATCAAATGAGGGTAGAATTTATGTAATTGATAGAAAAAATGAATCAACCGGAACAGTTGTAGCACTTAATAAGTATGGCAATATGAAATGGAGATACAGTGACCTACATCCGAGTTTAAGCCAGAGACCATTCCTTCCAACCGATGTAGTAGTAACAAAATCCACAAATATTATTGTGTTAGATTCGGCTAACAATGCGCTCCATATACTTAGCTATGATGGTAATTTAATTTTACAGCAATCACTTGAGAGTTTCGAAATTGAATATCCAATCAGTATGAAGTTTGATGCATCAAACTGTTTATGGATCGGCAGTGGATTCAATGGTATTGCAGACAGCAAAGCGAAACTGTACAAATTTCAAATTACAgggatttaa